A stretch of DNA from Arthrobacter globiformis:
CGAACGTTCAGCAGGGATCTTTAAGGCGGGCGTCCTGATGGCCATTGGTGGTCCAGTCCTTGGTGCACTTGGAGCAGTCATCGCCGCACCAAACATCGCCGTCCTCTATACCGGGAACGTAAACCGAGGAGGATTGGTAATAGGTGCGATCATCGCTGCCGTTGGGTTACTCCTCGCTGTGGCCGGGTACATCATGATTCTTGTCGCGGTGCACCGCGCGTTGGTCAAGATTGATGCTCTTCCTGTCCGTCAGCAGCCTCGGGGAGGGCAGGGATCCGCGCCTTCCACGCCTGGGTACACCTACTGACCAGCGACATATGGCCTCCAGCCAAGCTGGTTGCTTGAAGCTGCGGCGTAAAACCTTGAATCAGGAGGGGGATTCCTTTCGCGACCTTGGCTTGGCGCAGGCAATGAAGCGATAGCTCACTATTGGTTTACTTGACATGATATCTACCATCAGCTCTCGTTCGAGAAGGCTGCCGACGCAAACGATGGCTGAAGAACGCGAGCCGCCCGGCCATCCGCGCTGATAAAGATACCGGTCGCCACCCCCGAGGCAATGGCGTCTTAGTGAGTTCGGTCGGAAAAACTGTAGGGGATGGCATCGGGGGAGTAACGCCCGAGTCGCGCTCAGGGGAGTATCCAAAAGCGACGGGTAATGAACAGGCTACTTTCGCTTATCGCGCGTGGCAGCCTCGGTCAACACGCTGCAAAAAAATCAGGCTCGGATCAATTTAGATTCCGAGCCTGATTTTACGTCTAGGGGGGCTAATGCGCAGCCAGGTATTTCTCGACGATGTCGGCCTGGATTCGGCCTCGCGTATTGACCTGGAGGCCGTGATCTATTGCCCACATCCGAATAGCTTTGGCGTCAGTACCGGCACCACTGGATTTGCGAGCTACCGGCCGGCTGCGGCCGCTAGCAACTTTGCGGGCCGCATTGGTGTAGCGGCTTAGAGCGCTACGGAGTTCGTTAGCGTGGTCGGCGTTAAGGTCAATCTCATATTCCGTGCCGTCGACGGAGAAGTTTAGGGTCTCACTTGCTTCTGAGCCGTCGAGATCATCTTCAAGTACCACTACTGTTTTCCGCATCATATTAGGTTATCAGCTTGCTTATCACCTACAAGAAGGCAGCCCCTTAAAAGCCACCGCTGACCAGCGTGGCCAAAAACAAGACGATGACCAGGTAGTTGTTATTCCGCTGATTCGGTTACAGTCAGCGCGCCTTGCGTACAAGCGAAAATTCGCTGGTGCGGCGATGAGAGCCCGGCGGTTAGTAGCCGCCTGGTGCTCGCATGAGATGGGTCCCTTCCTGCCCTCGGCGCTCAATTGGGCGGTCACTTGCTGGTGACGAGTTGCGGTCCTGCACGGTCCTGCTGCTCGCGGCTGAAAATGCGTTGTCGACTGGACAGTGCTACTCGGCGGACGGTCGTTGTCGTTGTCGTTTCGTGGCTGCACGTTGCTCCTTGGCGGCGAGGCGCCGACGGTTGGAAGCGCGTGTGGGTTTGGTCGCGCGGCGACGGGCAGCTTCGGGTGCAAGTCCCTCTGCCACGAGGTCTGCGAGCTTGGCGAGGGCGATCTCGCGATTGCGAAGCTGAGAGCGCCGCTCGGAGGCCGTTACGGTGATCACCCCGGTGATGATTCGTGGGCCGAGACGCGTGAGCAGCATCAGCCGTTGGCCGTCGGAAAGTGCGACGGAGTCGCTAACGCTCCAGGAGAGCTCGACGCGGCTGTCCGCGGTGTTGACGTGTTGACCGCCTGGTCCGGATGAACGAGAGAACCGCCAGCGCAGTTCCGATGCGGGTATTGTGAGCGCAGGCAACACCTCCAGATCCATACAGACCAGCGTTGCACAATACGGGCGCGATCGAAGCCCCCACCCCTTCGCCGGCCAAAACCAATAGCTAATAAAGTTCGCGCATCTACAAAATGGAAAGCATGACAAGGACTCTGCCGGTTCGCTAACAGTGACGAGGGTAACTAGGGTTCCAGCTATTTGGCAGAACGTATTTCACTTACGACGTCCGATTCCGGGACGGCGAAGTTCAGACCACGTAAATTCGGATGAGGTGCTGGAGGGCAGCCCGTTATCCAGCTGCTTATCATTCAGTCATGCGTGGCGCAGGGGAGCTGGCCGGCGACGGCGTCCCGGGCGAATGGGTGGACTATCCGTATGGCAGGGCGCGGGGTGACTGAATCCAGGGGCGGGTATCGGTAGCCTCGCGTCGACGGGTGGCTACCCAGCATGTCAACGGTCCCAAGCGAAGTACGTACGGCGGCGGACCGGGGCCCGTCGCAATGTGAGGCGCCGGCGCGGATTGCAGGGGCAGATATTGTTCCTCTGCGTCTGATTCTCGCTGGTACAACTTTTCTGCTTGCGGCCTGACGGGGACAAGCCAGTTGTGCTTTAGTAAAGCCATGTCTGCTCCCATTGAGGACTACGCGCGCTGTCGGATCTCCAAACCGGGCCCCTGATCTCCAGGAACGGGAGTATTGACTGGCTTTGCTTCCCGCGGTTTGACTCGCCGTCGGTGTTTAGTTCCCTTGTGTCGCGATAGCAACATACAGCATCCACCCCTTATTCCCCTGGGCGGGCAGAAAGGGGCACGACCGGTGCACGGTGATCATTTTGCGGGACCGCTTCGCCGAGTGACTGGATTCTGACCTGACCGACCAGGGTGACATCCAGCACTTGTTGGACTCCCTCCCGGAGCCAGGCCTGATCCGGCGGTCGGCAGCCCGCGTGTGAACGGCGTCAGGAGCCCGGGCCTGAATTTGATCGAGCCGGGCAAGGGCGGTTAACGAGTAGGTATTGTCGGGCAGCGCGACCGGATCCAGCTTCTATCGGCATTCACCCCCATCTGGACAATTGGGGCTGGGTGGGCACCGAACGCATCCAAACTAATTGGACAACGGCGTCCTCCGGCTCAAGAGGGTTCAGGTGTAGAGGTGGCGGTCGAAGACCGATCGGGGCTTTTCTGAGGGATCGGGGTGGGCGACCATGACGGGAATTCCATCAGGGTCGCGGCCTTCCACCACAGTGATTCCTCCGGTTGTGCGGGTCTCCGTGTATCGCCCCATCTCCTTCAGAGTCTGCTCGAAATATTTCAAGCCTTCGGCGGCGTCTGTCGCCCACATCAGCAGGTGATGTCCGAGGCCGCCCGAGTGGCGCTCCTCCCGCTGGCCACGCTCGATGAGGTAGAGCTGGAAGCTTCCGGGTGCGAGGAGGAGGGCCGCCTCGCCCGAGCGGATGGTCTCCTCACACCTGAACAGGTCCCGGTAGAAGTTCACAGACCTGTCCAGTTCTGACACGAACTGGACAGAGGACGCGACCCTTGCTGAATACCCCATCCAGTCATTGTTGACCTGCCCGCGGGATATGGCCAGTCTTCCGGACTGTACTTCAGCTTCCGCGCACGCCCACTCCGTCACGGCCGTTAGCAGGGGCGGAGCCAAGGGAAGAGTCGCCAGGGGAAGACCGATCTGAGGGAGCAAGGTCGGGCTGATGGAAAGAGGGGACGTGGCATCAACTGGAATTTTCTGCAGCACAGGCCCTGATGTCCCCATCGGCATCATCGGCGCCTCACCCGGCGGCATCGGCACCGCCGTCACGCAGTCCTCCGTGCGCTCCGTCCTGAGCTTCCTGGGCGCCCCGCAACTGAACTCCCCGGAGGCCTGCATCAGTTTCGACCCGGTAGCCTACCGCGAGGACGGCGAGGTCAAAAACGAGGGGATGAGGCAGTTCCTGCGCCACTACATGGACGAATACGCCGCCTTCGTCGCCCGGGTCCTCGACGCCACATCAGCCGGACACATCGGCGATGAACACCCCGACTCGCGCAAGTAAGCCACCAGCCTCCCGAGACCCGGCGCCACGGCCCAGGGCCGCCCCCACGAACTCTCGGGGCGGCGGCCCTGTGCCACAGATTGGCTTCCAGTCCGCCTAACTATTTCCCCTCGCCGTTGTCCTTGGCCGAGGATGCGTTCGGCACCGTACTGCTTGCCGGGGACGCACGGGATGCCCGGCCTGGCCGGAAGGTCCGGTTACAGCGCCTCCACAGCCGAATTTGAACGCGATTGTAGTACTAGGGGAAATCTGTCACGAGGGGTCAGCGCCAGCCGAGCTGCGGCGCCACATACTTCAGGATCGACTCGATGACGTGAGCGTTGTAGTCAACGCCGAGCTGGTTCGGGACCGTGAGCAGCAGTGTGTCTGCCGTGGCGATCGCCTCATCCTCGGCCAGCTTCGCGGCCAGCTCGTCCGGGGCACCCGCGTAGGACCGGCCAAAGACCGCCCGCGTTTTCTCGTCGATGTTGCCCACCTGATCGGAGCTGTGGCGGTCGCGGGCGAAGTATTGCCAGTCGCGCTCGTCCGTCAGCGCGAAGATGCTGCGGCTGACCGAGACGCGCGGCTCCCGCTCGTGCCCGGCCTCCTTCCAGGCCTGCCGGTAGAGCTCGATCTGCTCAGCCTGCTGGACGTGGAACGGCTTACCGCTCTCGTCATCCTTGAGCGTGGAGCTCTGCAGGTTCATCCCGAGCTTCGCGGCCCAGATGGCCGTGGCGTTCGAGCCCGAACCCCACCAGATACGATCACGCAGGCCCTCAGAGTGCGGCTCCACGCGCAACAGCCCCGGCGGGTTCGGGAACATCGGGCGGGGATTAGGCGCCGCGAAGCCCTCACCGGTGAGCACCTCGAGCAGACGCTCGGTGTGCCTGCGGCCCATGTCCGCGTCCGACTCGCCCTCGCCGGGGACGAAGCCGAAGTGACGCCACCCCTCGATGACCTGCTCGGGTGAACCCCTGCTAATGCCCAGCTGCAGCCGGCCACCCGAGATCAGGTCGGCCGCGCCGGCATCCTCCGCCATGTAAAGCGGGTTCTCGTAGCGCATGTCGATCACAGCGGTACCAATCTCAATGCGACTTGTCCGTGCCCCAATCGCTGCAAGCAGCGGGAACGGGGAGGCATACTGCTGGGCGAAGTGGTGGACGCGGAAGTAAGCGCCGTCCGCCCCCAGCTCCTCGGCCGCGACCGCGAGGTCGATCGCCTGCAACAGCGCGTCCGACGCGGTGCGCGTGCCGGACTCCGGGTGGTCGGTCCAATGGCCGAAGGACAGGAATCCGATGTTCTTCACACCGGAAACGAACATGGTGCGGCGGTTCCTATTCCCGCGGAGCTTCAGCCTCGCACCCCCTGGGCCCCAGCACGTTGTTGCCGGCGGCACTGCACTGCACTGCCCCTCATAGAACCCCGAGCCGATTGTGGGCACTCACAACGACTCCCACCACTGACTCCTACCGGCACCAGCCCTCCTGGACATCGCCGCCTAAACCGGGCGCTGGCTGAGCAGTCTGACTTCATGGAGGCCGGGGAAAACGCCACGAATGCTGGCACGAGACAGCCCTTTTTGCAGGCACTCCCCGCCCATTTTAAAAGGCCTATAACCAGCCTTTCGTAAACTTTTGAGGAACTACCGCAGGGCTCTCTGTCCGCCGATGCGCTTATCCGAAGCCGCCTTGTCAGGTGCAGGTGAGAACCAGCCCGTCGGCATGTGGCCGCAGCACTTGCATGCGCTGGGCAGCACTAGGCTTGTGGGGCGGCTTTATGCTGTCGTCGTCTTCCCAGGCGCTGCCGGTGCTGGTGCGCAGGTCGAATTCCCGCAGCGGATGTCGTTCAGGTGGAAGCGTCCGACTGGAACTCTGTGCCACGGATAGGGACCCTAAGTGCCAATAAACGGACCCGGAGTGCCCTACCCTTGGCTACCGGCGCGTATTGGCCGTTACCAGCGGTAACAGCAGTGTGGAGAAAGGGCCGCAAACGTCTTTCGACGGCCCCAAAATGCGCCCCGGAATTACGGTCCCGTGATTCGATTCCCGGCCGCCTAACGGTTGCACGAAGAACCGGAAACACCCCTCGTATCGGGCTGTTGGCGCTCCTACGCTGGAGTCATCCAATCACTCGCACCCAAAAAAGGGGTACCCACAGGAAAAAACTAAGCGCCTGGCTCACTGCCACGATCATGGCTCTCGGGCTGGGCCTGCTGGCTCCGGGGTCCGCCTCGGCAGCCTCTTACTGCGGACTGGTCTGGAGCTCGCTGGCGAAGTCCAACCAGGCCATGAGCGGCGCATCGGTCACCAGCGTGCGCTCGGGCCAGCACTCCTGCTTCGACCGCCTGGTGATCGACACCAAGGGAAAGGCAGCAGGCTACAACGTCCGCTACGTTTCAAAGGTTGTACAGGACGGGTCCGGACTGCCCATCAAGCTGAGGGGCGGTGCATTCCTGCAGGTCACCGCCCACTTGCCCAGCTATGACAGCGCCACGGGCAAGGCCACCTTCGTGCCGGCCAGCCGCTCCGAGGTGACCAACGTTTCGAAGTACAAGACGTTCCGGCAGGTGGCCTGGGCAGGCAGCTTTGAGGGCTACACGACCCTGGGCCTCGGCGTCCGCGCCCGGCTGCCCTTCAAGGTCTACACCCTTGCGGGCCCCGGCAGCGGATCAAAGCTGGTGATCGACGTCGCCCACCAGTGGTGACGCCAGATGTGACGACCGACAATACTGAGTAATCGAGCCAGGTATAGCGAAGCCCCGCTCTCAGGGAGGCGGGGCACCGCTTTGCCCACACCGCGCGGCAAAGCTAGTCGGAAACTACAAAGAGACTCGTCGGGCTTAATGACGCGGGGCACCTGCCGGCAAGGGCCGGCTCCGGGACAGGCACAGATCATCCGGATCCATGCCCAGCGGTCGTTGCCAGGTTCCTAAGAGGCCAGGACCGATGCGATGACGCCATTCAAGCACGTAGCCCTGTGGTTGGTTCCCTCTCGTAGTCAGCAAAACGGTGTCGCGGATCAGCTCACTTCAAGGAAGCCACCGAGCGGCTCCCTGCCTATCTCTCCGACACCCCGGCCATCATCAACGTCACCGTGGACGGCTGGGCGAAGCTAGGGGAGCTTGCCGTCAGCCCAGCAAAGGAGTGACCACGAGCCGGGGGCAAAAGTCGGGTCAGCAAGTCAGCGCCAAGAGAATTCGCCATGACGACCGGTGCGCACTCACCCATGGCCACATAGAACTCAGGTATAGGGGAAGGCTCGTCAGCCGCGGTTTCGTTGAACTCACTATGCCTGACGGCAGCGCGTTATGGCTGCGTCAGGACGGGACTCTCGAACGACGCTACCATGCCTGGTCCGAAGGATATTCGGCATGGATCAGTCCACGGGACCTTCAGCCTGCCGGGCTGGTGCCACAGCGTCAATCTCCGCACGCGCGATGGAAGGTTCCCTTATAGAAGGGGCCAATAAGGGGCCTTTCGTCAACCTGTTAACGGAGGGCAGCCCTGCCATGCGGGCCAGCGTAACGGCTGGCCCGCGTGGCTTTAGTTAGAGGAGCTCAGGGTAGGTCGTGCCGGTAGCGGCTGTGATCTTCGCAGCAATCTCGGCTCCAACGTCCTCGTAAGCGTCCATGGCTGCCTGCCAGCGCCGGCTCGAGCTGGTGTCCCGCCGGCCCGTGGACGAAGACGCTCCGCCGCCCCGGCTGATCGGCGGCGCCCGGCGCGGCCCGCTAGAGGACTCCGGAGGATTCCCGGCTACGAGGAGAGGGCCCAGAAGATGACGCCGCCGGCAACGGCAATGAGCGCCGCCACTACGATGTCGGCCACGCGCCAGTTGTAGCTGGTCTTCCTGATTGCTGCAGTTGTCATAACTGACTTCCGTTGGTGTGGTTGCTTTACGGGGCGGGGATGGGGGCTTCGATGAGTTCTTTGAGTTGTTTAAGGAAGACGGCTCCCATGGAACCGTCCACGGCGCGGTGGTCGCAGGTGAGAGTGAGTTCGGCGATGGGTCGCCATTCGGCTTGGCCGTCCCGCACGACGTACCGCTGGCGTGTGGAGGCGACGGCGAGGATGGCTACCTGAGGGACGTTGAGGATGGCGTCGAACCGGTCGATGCCAAGCATGCCAAGATTTGAGATCGTGAAGGTTCCTGCCGAGATGTCGGCCATTCCAAGCTTCCTGGCGCGGGCTTTTTCGACAACTTCTCGTCGCCTTTGTGCGATGTCGGGCAGGCCGAGGGCCGGCACTCCGTGGATGACCGGGACGGTCAGGCCGGCATCTGTTGCCACCGCAATTCCGATGTTGATGTCCTCGAATGTCGTCACGCCTTCTTCGGAGTAGTGGGCGTTGAGCCCTGGGTTCTCCTGCAGGGCGGTGGCTGCTGCGGAGATGAGCCGGTCGGTGACTGTTGATTGGGGTGACACTGACTTCACCGTCAGGGCCTTGGTCATGTCGACTTCGACGGTGAGATGGAACGCCGGCGCCTGCCATGCTGCGACCATCTGCCGGGCCGCTGCACGCCGAATGCCTTTGAGGGGAAGCGTGTTTCCTTGAAGGGCCGGGATGTCGTTGGTAGTAGTCATGTGATTTTCTTCCTGTCAGTCGTGCTCAGATGTTGATGCTTTGGCCGGCTGCCCCGTGGAGGGCTTCCTTGACTGCTTCACTGAGGGTCGGATGTGCGTGGACATTCCTGGCCAGTTGAGTGACGGTCAGGCCTTCCTGGCGGGCCAGGGTAAGTTCTGGCAGAAGCTCGGTCACGTCCGGCCCTATGAGGTGGGCGCCGAGAAGTTTTCCATCGCGGTTGTCGGTCAGCAGTTTCACGAAGCCGCCTGGTTCACCGACAGCGTGGGCCTTGGCGTTTGCTACGAACGGGAAGACTGTTTTCCTGACTTCACTGCCCGCGGGCGAGGACCCGTTTTCGGTATATCCAAAACTTGCGATCTGCGGGGTGGTGTACGTGGCCCGGGGCATCATGAGGTAGTCCAAGGGATGCGTGGGTTCGCCTGCCAGGGCTTCGGCCGCGACCAGGGCCATCGCTTCGGCGGCATGTGCGAGCATGAGCTTCGCGGTCACATCACCGATGGCATAAATGTGCGGGACGTTGGTCCGCATCTGATCATCGACTTCGATGGCGCCGCGGTCGGTAAGGGCTACACCGGTGTTTTCCAGGCCGTAGCCTGTAACCCTGGGTGTGAAGCCCGTTGCCTGCAGAAGTTTTTCGGCGCGGATGACGTCGGAAGACTCGCCCTTGGTCAGGGTGACGGCGACCTCGCCAGGGTGTTCTTCAACGGCGGTGACCGCGGTGGCGGTACGGATGTCGATGCCGAGTTTCCGGTACCGCTTGGTCAGTTCCTTGGACACGTCCGGGTCTTCGAGCGGAACGATTCGGTCGGCGAATTCGACCAGTGTCACCTTCACGCCATAGCTGCTCATCACGTAGGCAAATTCGACGCCGATGGCGCCGGCGCCGGCTATGACGATGCTTTTGGGCAGGGTGGATGAGAGGATCTGCTCCTTGTACGTCACTACCCTGTCGGACACTGCTGTTCCGGGCAGCAACCGGGTTTCGGCGCCAACGGCGATGATGGCGTGGTCAAAGGTCACGCTTTGCCGCTCACCGCCGGTGAGTTCCAGGTCCATGTCATTGGGGCCGGTGAAGGTTCCGCGGGCGTTGAACTCGGTGATGCCGTTCTTTTTCATGAGGTAGTGGATGCCTTTGACCCGACCGTCGGCGACCGACCTGCTGCGCTGGAAGGCTGCCTGGAAGTCATAGGAAACCTCCCCGTCTACCTGGATGCCGTGTTCCTTGGCGTCATTTCTGAAGGTCTGGACCAGCTGGGCGCTGTAGATCAGCGATTTGGAGGGAACGCATCCGATGTTCAGGCACACGCCGCCCCAGTACTGTTCTTCGACGATCGCGACGCGTTTGCCCAGCTGGGCGGCGCGGATGGCTGCCGTATATCCTCCCGGCCCGGCGCCAACAACTAGGACATCAAACTGCTGCGGATTCATCTAAAACCTCTTCTGTTCTCTTTGTTTCTGCTCTTGCATGCGACGCAGGGCTGTCGGCTCGTCTGCCCAACAGCTCTTGCGTCCTACTAACTGGTCGGTTGGCTGCCTGCTAACCCCTGATGTGGGCCAGCTCGTCGGGCAATTCGCGGCCTTTTTTCCCCATGGCTTCTGCCCATAGCCGCCCTGCCCGGTAGGAGGAGCGCACCAAGGGCCCGCTCATGGCGCCGAGGAATCCCATCTCTTCAGCTTCGGCCTTGAGCTCAACGAATTCCTGGGGCTTGACCCACCGGGAGACGGGGTGATGTTTTTGGCTGGGGCGCAGGTACTGATTGATGGTGACAAGATCGCATCCGGCCCCCCGGAGGTCTTGGAGTGCTTCCGACACTTCGGCCCTCGTTTCACCCATTCCAAGAATGAGGTTTGACTTGGTCACCATCCCGTTTTCGCTGCCCTGCCGGATGACGTCAAGGGAACGCTGATACCGGAACGCCGGACGGATGGCCTTGAAGATCCTTGGCACTGTTTCGACGTTGTGGGCGAATACTTCCGGCCGGGCGTCGATGACCAACTGGATGAGATCCTGGTGGCCAGTGAAGTCCGGAATCAGGATCTCCACGCCGGTTCCTGCGTTGAGGGTGTGGATTTGCCTGATTGTTTCGGCGTACAGCCAGGCGCCTTCATCGGGGAGATCGTCGCGCGCCACGCCGGTGACGGTGGCGTAACGCAGGCCCATGGTCCGCACGGATTCGGCGACCTTGATGGGTTCGGTCGGGTCCAGTGCTTCGGGTTTGCCGGTGTCGATCTGGCAGAAGTCGCACCTTCTGGTGCACTGGGCCCCGCCGATGAGGAAGGTGGCTTCCCTGTCTTCCCAGCATTCGTAGATGTTGGGGCATCCGGCTTCTTCGCAGACTGTGTGGAGGCCTTCTTTTCGTACCAGGTTCTTCAGCCCGATGAATTCGGGCCCGGTTTTTACCTTGCTTCTGATCCACTCCGGTTTCCGTTCCACGGGTGTTTCGGAGTTACGTGCCTCGACGCGCAGCATGCGCCGGCCCTCGGGTGCAATGGTCACGTCCGTGCTCCTGGCATCTCGAATCGAATGGTCGCTGCGGATCGCAGCCGTTCAGCGCCGGACATCATTTATGTGGACGTCCGCAGCGGATATTGGTGTGTTCAGTGGTTTTTGCGTAGGCCCGGAGTACTGCGGTGGAAGTGTCGGGCCAGGCTATGGGGGCCCATTCGCCGAACTCGACGGTCGAAAGCGCCGTACAGGCCAGACCGGCTTCCCGGTCCACCCACAGGAAGCTCCCTGCCATGCCGAAATGGCCGAAGGTTTTTGGGGAGTTCTCCGGGCTGGTCCAGTGTGGTGACTTATGCCCGCGTATTTCGGCTCCGGCCCCCCAGTCGTTGTCGGCGTGATAGCCGAATCCGGGAAGGAAGCCTGCCAGCCCCGGGTATGCCAGCGAAGAGAGCGCATCGATCCTCGCTTGTGGGAACACTGCAGGTTTCAGCAGTTCCCAGGCCAGGCGTGCAGTGTCTGCGATTGTCCCTTCGCCGCCCTTTGACGGAGGGCCGGTCAGTTTCGTTTCATGCATGCCCAGAGGTTCCAGTACCCGGATCCGCATCTCATCGCGGAAGTCCTTTCCGGACCGGTCCGCCAAATGCTCGGCAGCAAGGTCGATGCCGGTGTTGGAGTAGATCCGCCGGACCCCTGCAGGTGCCCGTACCTGCTCATCGGCAAAGGCGACCCCTGATGCGTGCGAGAGCAGATGCAGTAGTGAGGACCCTCCCGGGCCGGCCTCGTCGTCGAGTGAAATCACGCCCTCGTCCGCTGCCGAAAGAACTGTGAGGGCCGTGAGGAGTTTGGTGACCGAAGCCAGCCGGTACACCCGGCCTGAATCCTCACGCCCCAGGACGCCGTCTTCCCCGATAACGGCCAGGGACGGGATTCCGGGCCACTTTTGGAGTTGTAGCGAGACCTCATTGGCTAAGGGGGGGAAGTCTTTGTCGTTTAGCGCCCTCATTGGCAGCCTTCCGAATTCATTGATGACGATTGTGAAAACCAGCCACGGAAGCTGCCGTCTCCTGCGTTGACAGGCCTCCGTGATCTGAGTCATACTCTACCTATGAATCACATATGTGAGCAAGTGCACGAATGTGAGAATGAGGGATCCGAGGCGCTGGCGCCGGTCGACATTCTCGTGATCGGTGGCGGTGTCAACGGCCTGGCTGTCGCCAGGGAAGCATCGTCCCGGGGCTGGCTGGCAGCGGTTGTCGACGCCGAAGATTTCGGGGCCGGTACGTCAGGAGCATCCAGTCGGCTGATCCACGGAGGTATCCGGTATCTGGAGAACCTGGAGTTTCATCTTGTGCGGGAGTCGCTGCGTGAGCGCGAACGGCTGCTTCAAACGGCTCCGCACCTGGTAAAGCCCTTTCCCCTCCTGATTCCGTTTTACCGCCATAACCAGCGCTCGGGCTTCATGGTGCGTGTGGGCATGTTCCTGTACGACGTGTTGTCCTTTGATAAGTCCACTCCGCTGCATAAACCGCTGTCGAAGGCAGAGGTTGAAGTGAAGTACCCGGGGCTGGAACCGGATGACCTGTACGGGGCGGTCCTGTACTACGACGCCCAGGTCGCCAACGCAGAACGGCTCTGCGTCGAACAGGCACTGGACGTCAGCAGTTTCGGCGGCCGGGTCCACAACCACCTGAAGGTAACAGGACTTAACCAGTCCGAGGGGGGCGTGAACGTTCAGCTCACCGACACCCTGACCGGCCGGCAGCTGGTTCAGCCGGCACGGGTAGTGGTGAACGCGTCGGGACCCTGGGTAGATATGGTGCTGAGCCATTCCATGCACGAGAGTGCCCGGCTCATCGGTGGAACCAAGGGCTCCCATATGACCGTCGGCCCCTTTCCGGGTGCCCCCAAAACTGGGGTGCACTACGAAGCTGTTAGTGACGGCCGCGCAATCCTCGTGCTTCCTTTACCGGACGGGAACTACCTCATCGGCTCCACGGACATCTTTTTCGAAGGTGATCCGGCCGAAGCCGTCATGACCGACGAGGAGATCGCTTATCTGCTGAAAGAAGTGAATACCCTGATACCGCAGGCGGGGCTCACGGCCCGGTCCGTCGTGCACACAATCTCCGGCGTCCGCCCGCTGCCGTACTCGCCCAAAGCCAAAACAGCAGCCCAAGTGAGCCGGAACCATCACGTGAGCGTCCACCCCACGATCAAGAGTCTTTTCAGCATCAGCGGGGGGAAATTGACCACACACAGAGCACTGGGGGAGATGGCAATGAATGTGGTCGAAACGCATACAACACCACGTTCCTCACGAGCCCCCTGGCGCAGGATCTTCCCGTCCGGTTCTTCCGGGACGAAGCACCTCAAATTGCCAGGTGCACGCTGCGCCGACTGGGGTCTGTTCCAGAAGGACTTCCTGGAACAGACCAAGCTGTCCCCGAGCGCTGCACGGAGGCTGCTCGGACTCTACGGAGTCCGTGCCGCCAGGATTGAAGAACTGATCTGCGCAGATCCGTCCCTTGGCG
This window harbors:
- the lipA gene encoding lipoyl synthase yields the protein MTIAPEGRRMLRVEARNSETPVERKPEWIRSKVKTGPEFIGLKNLVRKEGLHTVCEEAGCPNIYECWEDREATFLIGGAQCTRRCDFCQIDTGKPEALDPTEPIKVAESVRTMGLRYATVTGVARDDLPDEGAWLYAETIRQIHTLNAGTGVEILIPDFTGHQDLIQLVIDARPEVFAHNVETVPRIFKAIRPAFRYQRSLDVIRQGSENGMVTKSNLILGMGETRAEVSEALQDLRGAGCDLVTINQYLRPSQKHHPVSRWVKPQEFVELKAEAEEMGFLGAMSGPLVRSSYRAGRLWAEAMGKKGRELPDELAHIRG
- the arfB gene encoding alternative ribosome rescue aminoacyl-tRNA hydrolase ArfB; protein product: MDLEVLPALTIPASELRWRFSRSSGPGGQHVNTADSRVELSWSVSDSVALSDGQRLMLLTRLGPRIITGVITVTASERRSQLRNREIALAKLADLVAEGLAPEAARRRATKPTRASNRRRLAAKEQRAATKRQRQRPSAE
- a CDS encoding LLM class flavin-dependent oxidoreductase, producing MFVSGVKNIGFLSFGHWTDHPESGTRTASDALLQAIDLAVAAEELGADGAYFRVHHFAQQYASPFPLLAAIGARTSRIEIGTAVIDMRYENPLYMAEDAGAADLISGGRLQLGISRGSPEQVIEGWRHFGFVPGEGESDADMGRRHTERLLEVLTGEGFAAPNPRPMFPNPPGLLRVEPHSEGLRDRIWWGSGSNATAIWAAKLGMNLQSSTLKDDESGKPFHVQQAEQIELYRQAWKEAGHEREPRVSVSRSIFALTDERDWQYFARDRHSSDQVGNIDEKTRAVFGRSYAGAPDELAAKLAEDEAIATADTLLLTVPNQLGVDYNAHVIESILKYVAPQLGWR
- a CDS encoding histone-like nucleoid-structuring protein Lsr2, which gives rise to MRKTVVVLEDDLDGSEASETLNFSVDGTEYEIDLNADHANELRSALSRYTNAARKVASGRSRPVARKSSGAGTDAKAIRMWAIDHGLQVNTRGRIQADIVEKYLAAH
- a CDS encoding AMIN-like domain-containing (lipo)protein, encoding MALGLGLLAPGSASAASYCGLVWSSLAKSNQAMSGASVTSVRSGQHSCFDRLVIDTKGKAAGYNVRYVSKVVQDGSGLPIKLRGGAFLQVTAHLPSYDSATGKATFVPASRSEVTNVSKYKTFRQVAWAGSFEGYTTLGLGVRARLPFKVYTLAGPGSGSKLVIDVAHQW
- a CDS encoding dihydrolipoamide acetyltransferase family protein; amino-acid sequence: MTTTNDIPALQGNTLPLKGIRRAAARQMVAAWQAPAFHLTVEVDMTKALTVKSVSPQSTVTDRLISAAATALQENPGLNAHYSEEGVTTFEDINIGIAVATDAGLTVPVIHGVPALGLPDIAQRRREVVEKARARKLGMADISAGTFTISNLGMLGIDRFDAILNVPQVAILAVASTRQRYVVRDGQAEWRPIAELTLTCDHRAVDGSMGAVFLKQLKELIEAPIPAP
- the lpdA gene encoding dihydrolipoyl dehydrogenase, producing MNPQQFDVLVVGAGPGGYTAAIRAAQLGKRVAIVEEQYWGGVCLNIGCVPSKSLIYSAQLVQTFRNDAKEHGIQVDGEVSYDFQAAFQRSRSVADGRVKGIHYLMKKNGITEFNARGTFTGPNDMDLELTGGERQSVTFDHAIIAVGAETRLLPGTAVSDRVVTYKEQILSSTLPKSIVIAGAGAIGVEFAYVMSSYGVKVTLVEFADRIVPLEDPDVSKELTKRYRKLGIDIRTATAVTAVEEHPGEVAVTLTKGESSDVIRAEKLLQATGFTPRVTGYGLENTGVALTDRGAIEVDDQMRTNVPHIYAIGDVTAKLMLAHAAEAMALVAAEALAGEPTHPLDYLMMPRATYTTPQIASFGYTENGSSPAGSEVRKTVFPFVANAKAHAVGEPGGFVKLLTDNRDGKLLGAHLIGPDVTELLPELTLARQEGLTVTQLARNVHAHPTLSEAVKEALHGAAGQSINI
- a CDS encoding VOC family protein, which translates into the protein MGYSARVASSVQFVSELDRSVNFYRDLFRCEETIRSGEAALLLAPGSFQLYLIERGQREERHSGGLGHHLLMWATDAAEGLKYFEQTLKEMGRYTETRTTGGITVVEGRDPDGIPVMVAHPDPSEKPRSVFDRHLYT